A DNA window from Fodinibius sp. Rm-B-1B1-1 contains the following coding sequences:
- a CDS encoding porin family protein — protein sequence MRINKQKILALTIPVILVLSTLMGSEANAQSAPLSWGFKAGINASTIYGDNVNDVEAQAGFNGGIYLNYRFNNWSLQPEVFYSMKGAELDQGFSGQTDYEFGYLSVPVLVKYHFVTKSSLEPTLYAGPQMGFSLYGDADDQEIDDSLADTEFSLAFGGGLDLLTAKHPSDFIQKVGLDLRYTLGLTNLFDVTGDPEAKNSAFSAAVILGF from the coding sequence ATGCGAATCAACAAACAAAAAATACTCGCTCTAACTATTCCTGTAATACTGGTTTTATCCACATTGATGGGGAGTGAAGCCAACGCCCAATCTGCTCCCTTAAGCTGGGGATTTAAAGCAGGAATAAACGCATCTACCATTTATGGGGATAATGTAAATGATGTGGAAGCTCAAGCTGGTTTTAACGGAGGTATTTATTTGAACTACCGGTTTAACAATTGGTCTCTTCAGCCCGAGGTATTTTACAGTATGAAGGGAGCCGAATTAGATCAGGGGTTCTCGGGACAAACAGATTATGAGTTTGGATACTTATCCGTTCCGGTCCTTGTGAAATATCATTTTGTAACGAAATCTTCCCTGGAGCCTACTCTATATGCGGGACCTCAAATGGGATTTAGTCTATACGGAGATGCCGACGACCAGGAAATCGATGATAGCCTTGCAGATACAGAGTTCAGCTTGGCATTTGGAGGGGGGCTGGATCTATTAACAGCAAAGCACCCTTCTGATTTTATACAAAAAGTGGGATTGGATCTGCGATATACGTTGGGACTTACAAATCTATTTGATGTAACGGGAGATCCAGAAGCCAAAAATAGCGCTTTTAGTGCTGCTGTAATACTTGGATTCTAA
- a CDS encoding TolC family protein, which yields MKVFLVLFLFFGSFQQPVPADSISLQYCYEQAEENYPIAKNMELQEKITDLNVSIAQTGYYPQVSVDGKASYQSEVTDISLPGGMGPPAVSKDQYEASVSVTQKIFNGGAVGIRKKIEKTKGKQEIHSTEVELHQIRSQVDQVYFGILLSQQQSKVNGLLIEELQERLKSVRSQVKNGVLLSSQQYILEAELIKARQDSASIESNIRANYQVLSELIGQEVDSSIALILPELEVGYQSLQPMRAEYDLFESTRRILKQQKELAETKKMPSISAYGSAMYGRPGLNFLNDDFHDYYMVGLKLRWNLFDFLNSNREMQALQIQQRKVTRNQQAFTKQLEASIGRMDEQISSLRENIERDKEIIGLRNKIVKESASQLDNGVITATEYVTELTQANKARLSLFINRVQLAEVQVKYLTTLGVPLQSVTTDK from the coding sequence ATGAAAGTGTTCCTTGTCTTATTTCTGTTTTTTGGAAGTTTTCAACAGCCGGTGCCAGCAGATTCTATTAGTCTGCAGTATTGCTACGAGCAAGCCGAAGAGAATTATCCCATTGCAAAAAACATGGAACTTCAGGAGAAGATTACAGATCTGAATGTTAGCATTGCCCAAACGGGATATTATCCACAAGTAAGTGTAGATGGAAAGGCAAGTTATCAATCTGAAGTGACCGACATTTCCTTACCGGGAGGGATGGGACCACCGGCAGTGAGCAAAGATCAATATGAAGCCTCGGTAAGTGTTACTCAAAAAATATTTAACGGTGGGGCCGTTGGAATCCGTAAAAAAATTGAGAAAACAAAGGGGAAGCAAGAGATACATTCCACGGAAGTTGAATTGCATCAGATTCGCTCGCAAGTAGATCAGGTATACTTTGGAATACTACTATCACAGCAGCAGAGTAAGGTTAATGGTTTGCTTATTGAAGAGCTTCAGGAGCGTTTGAAATCCGTCCGGTCTCAAGTAAAAAATGGAGTATTACTATCAAGCCAACAATATATTTTGGAAGCTGAACTTATTAAAGCTCGTCAAGATTCAGCAAGTATTGAGTCTAATATCAGGGCGAACTATCAAGTTTTAAGTGAGCTTATTGGGCAAGAGGTGGATTCATCAATAGCATTAATACTTCCAGAATTAGAGGTGGGTTACCAGTCATTGCAACCAATGCGTGCGGAATATGATCTCTTTGAAAGCACCCGAAGAATATTGAAACAACAGAAGGAGCTGGCAGAGACAAAAAAGATGCCCAGCATTTCAGCTTATGGTTCTGCAATGTATGGCAGGCCGGGACTGAACTTCCTGAATGATGATTTTCACGATTACTACATGGTAGGCCTGAAGTTACGTTGGAATTTGTTTGACTTCCTAAATTCGAATCGCGAAATGCAAGCTTTGCAAATACAACAGCGTAAAGTGACTCGGAATCAACAAGCTTTTACAAAGCAACTCGAAGCTTCTATAGGTCGAATGGATGAGCAAATTTCATCTCTCCGCGAGAACATAGAACGCGATAAAGAGATCATAGGGCTCCGTAATAAGATTGTGAAAGAAAGTGCGAGTCAGCTTGATAATGGGGTTATAACCGCCACTGAATATGTTACAGAGTTAACACAAGCAAACAAGGCAAGACTCTCTCTTTTTATAAATCGTGTACAGCTTGCAGAGGTACAAGTTAAATATCTAACAACTCTTGGAGTTCCTCTCCAGAGTGTTACTACTGATAAGTAA
- a CDS encoding TetR/AcrR family transcriptional regulator — MSDKNLDTQEQIFEAACRVFQRKGYAGARMQEIADEAEINKSMLHYYYRSKDKLFQEVFQREIKRLFPVIFGVLDSDRSLPDKIDELIDTYYSFLEDNPYLVQFVLHEMHQHADRFKDFIKEESIRPPKSFLVQIEGEVKQGNMDPVNPKQLMISIIGLILFPFIARTMIETIFAMEESDFLEFLKERKEFLSDFILNAINYKKP, encoded by the coding sequence ATGTCAGACAAAAACTTAGATACTCAAGAACAAATTTTTGAAGCAGCATGTCGTGTATTTCAGCGTAAGGGATATGCTGGGGCGCGCATGCAGGAAATTGCCGATGAGGCCGAAATCAATAAGTCGATGCTTCACTATTATTATCGAAGCAAAGACAAACTTTTTCAAGAGGTGTTTCAGCGGGAGATAAAACGGTTATTTCCGGTGATTTTTGGTGTATTGGACTCTGACCGAAGTCTGCCTGATAAGATCGATGAGTTGATTGACACTTATTACTCCTTTCTGGAAGATAATCCTTATCTCGTTCAGTTTGTGTTGCATGAGATGCATCAGCATGCTGATCGTTTTAAAGATTTCATAAAGGAGGAAAGCATTCGTCCTCCCAAAAGTTTTCTTGTCCAGATTGAGGGTGAGGTAAAACAAGGAAATATGGATCCTGTAAACCCCAAACAATTAATGATAAGCATCATTGGACTCATCCTGTTTCCATTTATCGCACGTACGATGATAGAAACTATCTTTGCTATGGAAGAGTCGGATTTTCTGGAATTCCTGAAAGAGCGGAAAGAGTTTTTGTCTGATTTTATTTTGAATGCCATTAATTACAAAAAGCCATGA
- a CDS encoding ATP-binding protein produces MFDHYPKWAQEFAQKYLSRTINQFILHGNVHDLVPLHRNSQTDFVRLKSFLSEEFFGARDYVIFYDRSSGIYFRDGESKKDFNQALSGRDSLLGTDYANKMPKDPVRVFSLLEQYFRVRIDDKKSIALIIDYADTIVPMNEAGASGSEDRTSMVYLSRWAHDPMFLAADFTTVLLTENLADLNKTLVQNPYTTDIKINIPDEQQRQQFINFEATDEEFDAFSDVSEKVVAQQTAGLNFINIRSILSNARENKEKITHDRLSEAKKELIEAEAYGLLEFVETDYTLDNVAGHAKVKEHLRHAVQALKSGRQDVLPMGYLVCGPVGTGKTFLVTCFASEVGIPMVKLKNFRSQWQGVTEGNLEKILGLLKAMSPVAVMIDEADAYLGDRDASGDSGVSSRVFSQIATFMSDTRNRGEIIWFLMTARPDLMPVDLKRQGRAEEHLALFPPHTKEERVELFNAMKKKTGLQLTEEYIPQVIEQGLKTFSGADMEAALTRAKFRAAAQDLDKVTPEILDVALNDFLPPTYPEEIELQTLSAVIECTSKELLPERYQEMDRGEILEKIEELKYRIG; encoded by the coding sequence ATGTTTGATCATTATCCCAAGTGGGCCCAGGAATTTGCCCAGAAATATCTTAGTCGTACAATAAATCAGTTTATCCTGCATGGAAATGTACATGATTTGGTGCCCCTGCATCGGAATAGTCAAACCGATTTTGTTCGCCTGAAATCCTTTTTATCAGAAGAGTTTTTCGGCGCGCGTGATTATGTGATTTTCTACGATCGCTCATCGGGTATTTATTTTCGGGATGGAGAGTCGAAAAAGGATTTTAATCAAGCTTTATCGGGCCGGGATTCGTTATTGGGTACCGATTATGCCAATAAAATGCCCAAGGATCCAGTGCGCGTTTTTTCACTGTTGGAGCAGTATTTCCGGGTACGTATTGATGATAAAAAGAGCATTGCCCTGATTATTGATTATGCGGATACTATCGTGCCAATGAACGAAGCTGGTGCCAGTGGTTCAGAAGATCGCACCTCAATGGTGTATCTGTCTCGATGGGCGCATGATCCCATGTTTTTAGCAGCAGATTTTACAACGGTTTTACTCACCGAAAATCTGGCGGATCTAAATAAGACGCTGGTACAAAATCCCTATACTACGGATATAAAAATAAATATTCCTGATGAGCAGCAGCGTCAGCAGTTTATCAATTTTGAGGCTACTGATGAAGAGTTTGATGCATTTTCTGATGTCAGTGAAAAAGTAGTAGCCCAGCAAACAGCGGGACTTAATTTTATTAATATTCGCAGCATCCTTTCCAATGCCCGAGAAAACAAGGAGAAAATCACTCATGATCGTCTCTCTGAAGCAAAGAAAGAACTGATTGAGGCTGAGGCTTATGGTTTACTCGAGTTTGTGGAAACCGATTATACGCTCGACAACGTTGCCGGCCATGCCAAGGTAAAAGAGCACCTTCGTCATGCTGTACAGGCGCTCAAAAGTGGTCGCCAAGATGTACTCCCCATGGGGTATTTGGTGTGCGGACCTGTTGGTACCGGAAAAACGTTTTTGGTGACTTGCTTTGCGAGCGAAGTGGGTATTCCGATGGTGAAGCTGAAAAACTTTCGCAGCCAATGGCAAGGAGTAACCGAAGGAAATCTCGAAAAAATTTTGGGCTTGCTTAAAGCAATGTCGCCTGTTGCAGTGATGATTGATGAGGCTGATGCTTACCTTGGTGATCGTGACGCCAGTGGTGACAGTGGCGTTTCCAGTCGCGTGTTTTCACAAATTGCTACCTTCATGAGCGACACCCGAAATCGTGGTGAAATTATCTGGTTTTTGATGACGGCACGTCCCGACCTGATGCCGGTAGATCTCAAACGGCAGGGCCGAGCGGAAGAGCATTTGGCTTTATTTCCACCACATACCAAAGAAGAACGGGTAGAGCTTTTCAATGCCATGAAAAAGAAAACCGGGCTACAGCTTACCGAAGAATATATCCCACAGGTTATTGAGCAAGGGTTAAAAACCTTCTCAGGTGCAGATATGGAAGCCGCCCTTACACGAGCAAAATTCCGAGCAGCGGCACAAGATTTGGATAAAGTCACACCCGAAATTTTAGATGTAGCCCTTAACGATTTTCTTCCGCCTACCTATCCCGAGGAGATTGAACTACAAACGCTCAGTGCCGTGATTGAATGTACCTCTAAAGAACTGTTGCCCGAGCGATATCAGGAAATGGACCGAGGCGAAATTCTTGAAAAAATTGAGGAGCTAAAATACCGGATCGGCTAA